Within Myxococcales bacterium, the genomic segment TCCCAGGCTGGGTCCTACGAGGAGGCCATGAACCAAGCGGTCGACTTGGGCGATATTTCCAAAGACGGGGCGATGACCACACTTGATAACGACCAGGTGGCCACGGGTATCAACCGTCGCATGCGTGCAATACAGGGATGCGTCAGTAGCGAGCTAAGGGCCGGGAATCGACTAGGTCGGGTGAACTTGGATCTGGTGGTCGCAGGTACCGGCAACGTCATCGGCGTGTCTGTGCGCGCGGGCAGCGCACTGTTTCGCCAATGTGTGGCAAGCGAAATCCGACAGATTCGATTCCCTTCGTTTTCGGCGCCCCGTACGAGCGCTAGCTTTTCTTTTAACGTGAACTAACGGCGTTGGGGTGTCTATGGTGTCTCGAGTGTGTTGCGCATGGTTCTTCGCCCTGTCTTTCTTAGTCGGGTGTGATGCGACACTCGAAGGCCAGCTCTCGGAAGAGCAGGCCAATCGGATTGTGGTGGCGCTCGACAGAGCTGGAATCAAAGCAAGTAAGGACAAGGAAGACGGATTTGGTACCGATCGCAAGTACCAAGTGAAGGTTTCCCGCAGCGCTGTTTCAGGAGCCTTGACCGCGCTGCGGCAGGACGCCCTGCCTCGGGAGCAAGAGCCAGGAATCAAGGAGCTTTTTGATGGCAAGGCGTTGGTCTCAAGCGCCATCGAGGAGCGTGTGCGCTATGCGGCTGCGCTCTCGGGAGAGCTGTCACGGTCGATCGAGACCATCGAAGGGGTGCTCGATGCGAGGGTGCATGTGGCTCTACCCCCGCCAGCTCCGCTCGATGGGGCCGAAGCGCGACCGAGGCCTCAGGCTTCCGTGCTCATTACGTACCGGCCGGCAGGCGCGGCGTTTGGCGACGACGATGTCCAGCGGCTAATCGCCGGCGCCGTTCACGGCTTAGCGCCCCATGATGTCTCAGTGGTGCGAATAAAGTCTTCTCGAAGCCGTTCTCCGAAAACGCATCTGGTCTACGTAGGCCCGATTGCGGTCAGCCGTGCGACCGCATCCTTATTGCGAGGGATATTGGCGGTCATGTTGGGGCTCAACGTGGTCTTGATGGCCGCTCTAGTGTGGCTCTTCAAGCGCGCCAGGCCGCGAGTGATTTCGAGCGCCTCAGCGGATCGTAGCTAGAATCTGGCCTTCTTCAACCGCTTCGCCCTCTTTGCAGCTCAACGTATCTAAGATGCCGGCCTGGGGCGCTTTGAGCGGCATTTCCATCTTCATAGATTCTATTATCAAGAGGACGTCGCCTTCTTGGACCGATTCCCCGGGGTTTTTCTCTATTTTCCATACAGTTCCGGTGATGTGTGCGCAGACGTCCAACGACATAGTTCCTCTTAAAACAAGGTGTTACATTGACTTTTTAAGGGTGGGACGGGTAAATTTGAACTAAGCGTACCTTAATCGCCTTCTTTAGACCAAGCTATGTCGGAACAAGATAACGATTCCGTTCTGTTTAACCTTCGAGAGCTGATGAGCCTCGAAGAAGACCGCATCAAAGCGGAAGAGGACCAGCGTCGCCGCCGCGAAGAGGAGGAGCGTCTTCGTAAGGAAGCAGAAGAGCGTCGTCAACGAGAAGAGCTCGAGGCCAAACAGCGGGCGGAGGAAGCCTCGCGAATGGCTCTCGAACAGAAAGAGCGCGAGGAGCACGAACGCGCGGAGCGCGAGCGGCAGGAGGCGGAGCTGCGGGTGCGTTTGGAGATGGAACAGCGCGAGCGCTTAGTAAACAACCAGCAACAGATGGCACACGACCGGCAGCTACGCGAGCTTGATGCCAAACGCAGCAGCGCCATGTCGCTTCGCACATTGGGAATCGTTTCTCTGGTCGTAGTGGGTCTCGGAGCAGGCGCATATTTCGGTTTTGTGAAACCTGAGTTTGAACGCCGTGCTCAGCAAGCAGAGCTTGAGCGAAAAGAACGCGAGCGCATCGAAGAAGAGCGACAAACCCTGGCGCGCCAAGCGGAAGAGGCGCGACTGAAGGCGGAAGAATCCCGTTTGGAGGCCGAAAAGGCCGCCGCGGAGCTCGAACGCAATCGCCGACTTGCGGCCGATAGGGCGCGCGCATCGAGTGCACGGAAGGCCTCGCGGAGAGATACCGAGCGTGCGCCCAAGCGCACCCGGCGCTCAAGTGGCGGCGATGATCCGCTTGACGGGCTCGATTTCTAGGGACGTTTATGAAACAGGCACCCGTTCGCCCCGAGCTAGCGTTCGCGCTGGATGTGCCCGGCATGGCCGAGGCGCGAAATATGGTGGCGCTTTTGGCGCCGGCGGTCGGAGTGTTTAAGGTCGGCCTCGAACTGTTTATCTCCGAAGGCCCAGACGCGGTACGGCTGATACACGACGCGGGCAGGGAGTGCTTTTTGGACTTGAAGCTTCACGATATTCCCGCGACGATGGCGCGGGCGGTCGAGGCAGCGGCGCGTTTGGGAGTGGCCTATCTCACGCTACATGCGCTGTCCGGTTTGGATGGCCTCGCACACGCGTCCCGTGCGGCCCGAGGTTCGGGACTCAAACTCTTGGCGGTGACGGTGTTGACCAGCATGGATAGTGACGCGCTTAAACAGATAGGATTTGGCGACTCAGCGGAAGAGCTCGTTCTTCGGTTGGCTGAGCGCGCCGCGGAAGCGGGGGTGACCGGATTTGTCACCTCTGCCCACGAGTGCCACAGCCTTCGGGCGCGACTTGGACAGGAGCCGCTCTTGGTGGTGCCGGGCATTCGGCCGGAGGGGGCATCCGCAGGAGATCAGCGCCGGCTTGCAACGCCCGCCTGGGCGATTGCGCAAGGCGCCGACCTGCTTGTCGTAGGACGGCCCATACGCGATGCCGATGATCCCCTCCGGGCGGCACAAGACATATTAACTGCGATGAGGCGGGCTTGCGAGAGCCCAGCGGAAGCCCCGTGAAACGCCGAGTGATCGGTAAGCGCGCGGTGCACGAAGCGTTGCTTGCCCAAGGTGAGCTTCATGTAGTGTACGTCAGTGAAAAGGGCGGGGCTGGCCTTGCGGATCTTGTGAATCTCGCACGCCGCACCCGGATTGCCGTAGAGGAAGTCTCGTCCGTGTTTTTGAGTCACTTGGCCAAAGACCTGCCGCATCAAGGGATTGTGGCCATCGCAGGCTCATACTCTTACATGACGTTGGAGACTCTATGCGAGAGCGCAGAGGCGGGACCCAAGCATATCGTTGCGCTCGATGAGATCACCGACCCCCATAACCTGGGGGCCATCATACGCAGCGCTGTGGCGTTTGGCTTCCTCGGGATCATTATACCTCGACATCGGGCCGCATCGGTTACGGCTACAGTGGTGCGGGCTTCTGCGGGGTGTACCGAACGTGCCCGCGTGGCGCGCGTGAGCAACATATCGAAGGCGCTCACCTTTTTGCGGGAACAGCATGGTTATGAAGCGGTAGGGCTCGATGCACAGGCAGAAATCCCTTTGCAAGCCTTGGCGGCCAGTGATAGGAATCGGGTGCTCGTTGTCGGTTCCGAGGGCAGGGGGCTTCGCAGGCTGGTGTCCGAACATTGCGATCAGCTCGTGCGTATTGACATGAAAGGGCGCGTAAATTCTTTAAACGCATCAGTTGCTGCTGCTATCGCCATGTACTCGTTATCGACCGCTCCCGTTCCATAATCCCATCCTTTAGCACTCATTAGAGAAGACTGTCATGAGCCCAGAATCTGTAAAGCGCGTTTGTATTCTTACCGGCGGCGGCGATGCTCCCGGACTCAATGCCGTCATACGCGCGTTTGTGCGTGGATGCATGAGTTTTGGTTTGGAAGTTTTCGGCAGCGAAGACGGCTTTGAGGGTTTGGTCCAGCCCGGACGCATCGTGCCGCTCGATTGGAAGTCCATTGAAGGTATTCTTCCCCGAGGCGGCAGCATGCTCGGCTGTTCCAATCGCGGCAATCCTTTCGCCTATCCCACGGTGGATTCGAAAGGAAACACCGCCTATGTGGACGCCTCCGAGCAGGTGATTCAACGTCTGGCCGACCACCAGATCGACGTGACCGTCATGGTGGGTGGGGATGGGACCATGAACCACGCTTTGCGGCTGCAGAAGAAAGGGTTGAAGATCGTGGGCGTGCCCAAGACGATCGATAACGACTTAGCGGGCACCGATGTGACATTTGGTTTCAACACGGCGGTGCAGACAGCCACGATGGCGATCGATGCGTTACACTCCACGGCGGAGTCCCACGATCGCGTCATGATCGTTGAGCTGATGGGCAGGGATGCAGGCTGGATTGCCCTGTATGCCGGCATTGCCGGGGGGGCCGACGTGGTATTGATCCCCGAGATCCCATATGAGATCGGACGCGTTGAGGCAGCCATTCGCGAGCGAGCCACACGCGGCGCGACATTTGCGATTGTGGTCATCGGAGAGGGCGCAAAGCCGAAAGGTGGTGAGGTATCGACGGTGCAAGCGGGCCGCACGGGACATTTGGCGCGTCTAGGGGGCGCAGGCCATCGTTTAGCTTTGGAGCTACAGGATCATATTCCTCACGAAATACGGGTCACTGTGTTGGGACACTTATTGCGGGGCGGCTCCCCTTCCTCATGGGATCGGGTGCTGGGCACGCGGTTTGGTGTGAAGGCCGCGGAACTGTGCCGTGATGCCAAGGTGGGCAGGCTGGTGAGCCTGGACGGTGATGTTATCGTGGACGTTCCTCTAGAGCGCGCGGTCGAAGGTGGGCGCAGAGTGCCCTTGGATGGCGAGATTGTTTCGGTGGCGCGCCGCATCGGCGTGGAGCTCGGCGGTTAACCTACGGCGGGATCGGACGCAGCTTTACGCGAACGCGGGTTACGCCTGGCCGCAAAACGAGCCGCAGGTGATGCGGAAAGTGGCCTCGTGCTTTGATGACGATGTAATGCGTCCCCGTGCTTGTGAGCACAGTCTGGCGCAGGAGCGTTCGTCCGTTACCCACAAATGCATCATCGACGTACACGCGCGCATCAACGGGCTGTACGCTAAGATTAAGTCCTGGCGAGGTTGGCCGTCTCTCGGCACCGCAGGCGCTCAATAGAACGCATGCGACAACAAGTAGACATGCACGCGCCCATGGGCTCC encodes:
- a CDS encoding secretion protein, encoding MVSRVCCAWFFALSFLVGCDATLEGQLSEEQANRIVVALDRAGIKASKDKEDGFGTDRKYQVKVSRSAVSGALTALRQDALPREQEPGIKELFDGKALVSSAIEERVRYAAALSGELSRSIETIEGVLDARVHVALPPPAPLDGAEARPRPQASVLITYRPAGAAFGDDDVQRLIAGAVHGLAPHDVSVVRIKSSRSRSPKTHLVYVGPIAVSRATASLLRGILAVMLGLNVVLMAALVWLFKRARPRVISSASADRS
- a CDS encoding acetyl-CoA carboxylase biotin carboxyl carrier protein subunit, which codes for MSLDVCAHITGTVWKIEKNPGESVQEGDVLLIIESMKMEMPLKAPQAGILDTLSCKEGEAVEEGQILATIR
- the pyrF gene encoding orotidine-5'-phosphate decarboxylase, whose product is MKQAPVRPELAFALDVPGMAEARNMVALLAPAVGVFKVGLELFISEGPDAVRLIHDAGRECFLDLKLHDIPATMARAVEAAARLGVAYLTLHALSGLDGLAHASRAARGSGLKLLAVTVLTSMDSDALKQIGFGDSAEELVLRLAERAAEAGVTGFVTSAHECHSLRARLGQEPLLVVPGIRPEGASAGDQRRLATPAWAIAQGADLLVVGRPIRDADDPLRAAQDILTAMRRACESPAEAP
- the rlmB gene encoding 23S rRNA (guanosine(2251)-2'-O)-methyltransferase RlmB, whose amino-acid sequence is MKRRVIGKRAVHEALLAQGELHVVYVSEKGGAGLADLVNLARRTRIAVEEVSSVFLSHLAKDLPHQGIVAIAGSYSYMTLETLCESAEAGPKHIVALDEITDPHNLGAIIRSAVAFGFLGIIIPRHRAASVTATVVRASAGCTERARVARVSNISKALTFLREQHGYEAVGLDAQAEIPLQALAASDRNRVLVVGSEGRGLRRLVSEHCDQLVRIDMKGRVNSLNASVAAAIAMYSLSTAPVP
- a CDS encoding ATP-dependent 6-phosphofructokinase, whose product is MSPESVKRVCILTGGGDAPGLNAVIRAFVRGCMSFGLEVFGSEDGFEGLVQPGRIVPLDWKSIEGILPRGGSMLGCSNRGNPFAYPTVDSKGNTAYVDASEQVIQRLADHQIDVTVMVGGDGTMNHALRLQKKGLKIVGVPKTIDNDLAGTDVTFGFNTAVQTATMAIDALHSTAESHDRVMIVELMGRDAGWIALYAGIAGGADVVLIPEIPYEIGRVEAAIRERATRGATFAIVVIGEGAKPKGGEVSTVQAGRTGHLARLGGAGHRLALELQDHIPHEIRVTVLGHLLRGGSPSSWDRVLGTRFGVKAAELCRDAKVGRLVSLDGDVIVDVPLERAVEGGRRVPLDGEIVSVARRIGVELGG